In a genomic window of Anoxybacter fermentans:
- a CDS encoding L,D-transpeptidase: protein MRRLVFFILFLIFFCPIGIANSPELEIRINIPEFILRVYQSEEIIYEAPVGVGRPGHETPIGEFIIINKIKDPTWYPKNREPIPPGQTNPLGSYWLGLSKKGYGIHGNINSTSIGSSVSLGCIRMYNNDIELIYHLVEKGTRVKIYYQTIFLIKEGEDLKFRLLEDIYGYGTNNIFTFLNLIKDKEIKDKIFIPYLIYLLKTKEAGIYPVPHKVSFIYQNYFYKNIGFRFGNVIYIDPRAIPKLMQKEKELKIFLKNKERYITLDELESKLINHRIISHNKELIQIYSKNDFKVRGE from the coding sequence ATGAGAAGGCTGGTCTTTTTTATTCTGTTTTTGATTTTTTTTTGTCCAATTGGAATTGCCAATTCACCAGAGTTAGAAATCCGAATCAATATTCCTGAGTTTATTTTGCGAGTATATCAATCAGAAGAGATTATATATGAAGCACCGGTTGGAGTTGGACGTCCAGGCCATGAGACCCCGATTGGAGAGTTTATAATTATAAATAAAATAAAGGACCCTACCTGGTATCCAAAAAATAGAGAACCTATTCCGCCTGGACAAACTAATCCTTTGGGAAGTTACTGGTTGGGATTGAGCAAAAAAGGATATGGAATTCATGGAAATATTAATTCTACCTCAATCGGAAGCTCCGTTTCTTTAGGGTGTATCAGGATGTATAATAATGATATAGAATTGATTTATCATCTGGTTGAAAAAGGGACCAGGGTAAAGATATATTACCAGACGATTTTTCTTATAAAAGAGGGAGAGGATCTTAAATTTCGTCTCCTTGAAGATATTTACGGATATGGAACAAACAATATTTTCACATTTCTTAATCTCATAAAGGATAAGGAAATCAAAGATAAGATATTTATACCATATTTAATTTATCTCTTAAAAACTAAAGAAGCAGGAATCTATCCAGTTCCACATAAGGTTTCCTTTATCTATCAAAATTATTTCTATAAGAATATCGGATTCAGGTTTGGGAATGTTATTTACATTGATCCTAGAGCGATACCAAAACTTATGCAAAAGGAAAAAGAGTTAAAAATTTTTCTTAAGAATAAAGAACGTTATATTACTCTGGATGAATTGGAGTCAAAACTTATAAATCACCGGATAATTAGCCATAACAAGGAATTGATTCAAATTTACTCCAAAAATGACTTCAAAGTCAGAGGAGAATAA
- a CDS encoding L,D-transpeptidase family protein — MKTIKFKKWIVLIFVFIFILTFTFTYIFYLDKKPLVSDDQKNRNKIIEESAIDQMDIQFKKQNQNLSLEPAANLEDIIKASKDLFLLKHMIENGQEWIKGELENYPVLKYSEPMLRNDDVKGVQAILKKLDFYYGAIDGIYGPKTLAAVKKLQKRYGLKPTGIMDLDDYNLLARVYEENIEENIPVVGKSKPEGKVSILIVLDERTLYVFEDNKIFAKFPVAIGKRDTPSPIGNWKIISKDSWGGGFGTHWLGLNVPYGKYGIHGTNKPWSIGTAASHGCFRMFNRDIETLYKWVTWGTRVFVVGGNFPYNLPWRTINDGDRGSDVWMVQNRLRELGYYKWRPDGIFGYRTKKAVQRFQKDYGLPADGEVGWSTLQKLGFYLFQ, encoded by the coding sequence ATGAAAACCATTAAATTCAAGAAGTGGATTGTATTGATTTTTGTATTTATTTTTATTTTAACTTTTACTTTTACTTATATTTTTTATCTGGACAAGAAACCGCTCGTTTCCGATGATCAAAAGAATCGAAATAAAATAATTGAAGAATCTGCAATTGATCAGATGGATATTCAATTTAAAAAACAGAATCAAAATCTATCATTAGAGCCAGCCGCAAATCTTGAGGATATAATAAAAGCCAGTAAAGATTTATTTCTCTTAAAACATATGATCGAGAATGGTCAAGAATGGATTAAAGGTGAATTAGAGAATTATCCGGTGCTTAAATATTCTGAACCAATGCTGCGTAATGATGATGTTAAAGGTGTTCAGGCAATTTTAAAAAAGCTTGATTTTTATTACGGTGCTATTGACGGAATCTATGGTCCGAAAACATTGGCTGCTGTTAAGAAATTGCAAAAAAGATACGGCTTAAAACCGACGGGGATTATGGATTTAGATGACTATAACCTGCTGGCCCGGGTCTATGAAGAGAACATTGAAGAGAACATTCCTGTTGTCGGGAAATCTAAACCCGAAGGAAAGGTGAGCATATTAATTGTTCTGGATGAAAGAACACTGTATGTTTTTGAGGATAATAAAATATTTGCAAAATTTCCTGTGGCCATTGGAAAAAGGGATACTCCGAGTCCCATCGGAAATTGGAAAATTATATCAAAAGATAGTTGGGGCGGAGGATTTGGAACGCACTGGCTCGGTCTTAATGTTCCATACGGTAAATATGGAATTCACGGAACCAATAAGCCCTGGTCTATTGGAACAGCAGCAAGTCATGGCTGTTTTAGAATGTTCAATCGGGATATAGAGACCCTTTATAAATGGGTAACCTGGGGAACCCGGGTTTTTGTAGTTGGAGGTAATTTTCCCTATAACCTACCCTGGCGGACCATTAATGATGGAGATAGGGGTTCAGATGTCTGGATGGTACAAAATCGTTTAAGAGAATTGGGTTACTATAAATGGCGTCCTGATGGAATATTTGGTTATAGAACTAAAAAAGCTGTCCAGAGATTTCAAAAAGATTATGGCTTGCCAGCAGATGGAGAAGTGGGTTGGTCAACTCTCCAAAAATTGGGTTTTTACCTCTTTCAGTAG
- a CDS encoding helix-turn-helix domain-containing protein, with protein sequence MDFNNFENKKILMGKRLAALLKEHDLKNKDLAEILNVSESYISAWKNGHRLIPTLYVHKISEYFGVPVSYIMGEDIEDHCQKAGKKIAQARKLKGMQYIDLAKRTGIAPIRLSQIERGIIKAKAEELEKIAKELNLTVDELTIDFESCIEKIKKLCLKMGVSDESIEAIIQQIKYDLRK encoded by the coding sequence ATGGATTTCAACAATTTTGAGAATAAAAAAATACTAATGGGAAAGCGTCTGGCCGCTCTTTTAAAAGAACATGATCTGAAGAACAAAGATCTTGCAGAAATACTTAATGTATCAGAATCCTATATTTCAGCATGGAAAAATGGTCATCGTTTAATCCCTACCCTATATGTACATAAAATTAGTGAATACTTCGGTGTACCAGTCTCTTATATAATGGGGGAAGATATTGAAGATCATTGTCAAAAAGCAGGAAAGAAAATTGCTCAGGCCAGAAAATTAAAAGGTATGCAATATATTGACCTGGCAAAAAGGACAGGAATTGCACCAATCAGGTTATCACAGATTGAGAGAGGAATTATAAAAGCTAAAGCTGAAGAACTTGAAAAAATAGCCAAAGAATTAAATCTAACTGTCGATGAATTAACCATTGATTTTGAAAGTTGTATTGAGAAAATAAAAAAACTCTGTTTAAAGATGGGTGTTTCTGACGAGAGTATTGAAGCTATTATTCAGCAAATTAAATATGATTTGAGGAAGTAA
- a CDS encoding tetratricopeptide repeat protein, giving the protein MCSDELVLAKEAFEARNYYDSLENSIIAFAKTQNPEAAKLIALSYYQLNLLERAIIKLKWARTINEGDNYAELTQFLGNSYGKMGKNKQAISCYNELIQMNNPQWVYAGHLGRGIIYSRIGKMNDNKKFLEKALKEFEEANVRGLSLIDIAKLNNSIAEVYQALNDHYRAIEFYQKAIDVFEGQLKSCSLNGIALSLVKVGNFKEAHERLDESYKIILEGNHEIELGENLKVRGICYKEQGDYHKAYFYLKQARSIFKEKDLLLELAEVAYILGDLETDIERAAKYKAEHDLYVSSMMEEVKEI; this is encoded by the coding sequence ATGTGTAGTGATGAACTGGTTTTAGCTAAAGAAGCTTTTGAAGCCAGGAATTATTATGATTCCCTTGAAAATTCGATTATTGCATTTGCTAAAACGCAAAATCCTGAAGCGGCAAAGTTAATAGCGTTATCATATTATCAATTAAATTTATTGGAAAGAGCGATAATAAAACTGAAGTGGGCAAGAACTATTAATGAGGGAGATAATTATGCTGAATTGACTCAATTTTTAGGAAATAGCTATGGGAAGATGGGGAAGAATAAACAAGCTATTTCCTGTTATAATGAATTAATTCAGATGAATAATCCGCAGTGGGTATATGCGGGACATTTGGGGAGAGGTATAATTTATAGTAGAATAGGGAAAATGAATGATAACAAAAAATTTCTTGAAAAAGCATTAAAGGAATTTGAAGAAGCAAATGTTAGAGGATTATCTTTAATTGATATAGCAAAATTGAACAATAGTATTGCAGAAGTTTATCAGGCTTTAAATGATCATTATAGAGCAATAGAATTTTATCAAAAAGCAATAGATGTGTTTGAAGGACAATTGAAATCCTGTTCATTAAATGGTATAGCTTTGTCATTAGTAAAGGTCGGTAATTTTAAGGAGGCACATGAACGACTGGATGAATCATATAAGATAATTTTAGAGGGAAATCATGAGATTGAATTAGGAGAAAATTTAAAGGTACGGGGCATATGTTACAAAGAACAGGGGGATTATCATAAAGCTTATTTTTATCTTAAACAGGCAAGGTCAATTTTTAAAGAAAAGGATTTACTTCTTGAATTAGCAGAGGTAGCGTATATATTGGGGGATTTGGAGACAGATATTGAAAGAGCAGCAAAATATAAAGCTGAACATGATCTTTATGTAAGTTCAATGATGGAGGAGGTTAAGGAAATATGA
- a CDS encoding helix-turn-helix domain-containing protein translates to MDYDNLKDKKKLMGERLAFLLKEHNIKNKELAKILNVSESYISAWKNGHRLIPTLYIHKISEYFGVPVSYLMGEDIENHWQKIGKKIAKARKLKNMQYIDLAKKTGIAPIRLSQIERGIIKAKAEELEKIAEELNLTVDELTIDFESCIEEIKKLCVKIGVSDESIEAIIQQIKFDIEMY, encoded by the coding sequence ATGGATTATGACAATCTTAAAGATAAGAAAAAACTAATGGGAGAACGGCTTGCTTTTCTCTTAAAAGAGCATAATATAAAAAATAAAGAATTGGCAAAAATACTCAACGTATCAGAATCCTATATTTCAGCATGGAAAAATGGTCATCGTTTAATCCCTACCCTATATATACATAAAATTAGTGAATACTTCGGTGTACCAGTCTCCTATCTAATGGGAGAAGATATTGAAAACCATTGGCAAAAAATTGGAAAGAAAATCGCTAAGGCCAGAAAATTAAAGAATATGCAATATATTGACCTGGCAAAAAAGACTGGAATTGCACCAATCAGGTTATCACAGATTGAAAGGGGAATTATAAAAGCTAAAGCTGAAGAACTTGAAAAAATCGCCGAAGAGTTAAATTTAACTGTTGATGAATTAACCATCGATTTTGAAAGTTGCATTGAAGAAATAAAAAAACTCTGTGTAAAAATAGGAGTTTCTGATGAAAGTATCGAAGCTATTATTCAACAAATAAAATTTGATATAGAAATGTACTAA
- a CDS encoding FmdB family zinc ribbon protein — MPIYDFICTDCQHQFSVRISYAEKKNLVCPECKSTNLKEDYSGYGTSLSFKSTKTSNVHRPFT; from the coding sequence ATGCCAATTTATGATTTTATCTGCACTGATTGTCAACATCAATTTTCAGTCCGGATATCCTATGCTGAAAAGAAAAATCTGGTCTGTCCCGAATGTAAATCTACCAATTTAAAAGAAGATTATAGCGGATATGGAACAAGTTTATCCTTCAAATCAACTAAAACTTCTAATGTCCATAGGCCTTTTACTTGA
- a CDS encoding HD-GYP domain-containing protein: MTVVRFENLKVGMLVAEDIFSTYGSILVNAGDRLDEKMLEKLKLHKVEYVKIIDEADTNSSTTIQQDQTVNPEVLVKFTETYNEKTNEVKNVFNQIVNHDSNVHLDNSISEITNDIIGTIDNQEDILKYIHKMKKTTPSIYTHSINVSILCNLFATLLDYPEKKKNELTLAGLLHDIGKAELGIDIEYNTLNMESLEPGILEVYKKHSTLSYRILTEKGLPKNICVGVLMHHETEKGTGFPTGAKWNQIHEFAKIIAIANFYDHMTFSGNTRTDINPFKVIKLLERIKYDKFDIQFVSIFLKRIARYYQNEWVELTTGEIGQIVFINPNDLAHPIVKIENVLVDLSQEDGVDIQRVL; this comes from the coding sequence ATGACAGTGGTTCGATTTGAAAATTTAAAAGTTGGAATGTTAGTAGCAGAAGATATTTTTTCAACCTATGGTAGTATACTTGTTAATGCAGGTGACCGCCTGGATGAAAAAATGCTGGAAAAATTGAAATTACATAAAGTAGAGTATGTCAAAATTATCGATGAAGCTGATACAAACTCCTCTACTACAATTCAACAAGATCAGACTGTAAATCCAGAAGTTTTAGTTAAATTCACCGAGACCTATAATGAAAAAACTAATGAAGTGAAAAATGTTTTTAACCAGATTGTTAATCATGATTCAAATGTACATCTCGACAATAGTATCTCAGAAATTACCAATGATATAATAGGAACTATTGACAACCAGGAAGATATCTTGAAATATATTCACAAAATGAAGAAAACTACTCCTTCAATTTATACTCATAGTATTAATGTCTCTATTCTCTGCAACCTTTTTGCCACATTACTGGACTATCCTGAAAAGAAGAAAAATGAACTTACCCTGGCAGGGTTACTTCACGATATTGGTAAAGCCGAATTAGGAATCGATATTGAATACAACACCTTAAACATGGAAAGTCTGGAGCCTGGTATTTTAGAAGTTTATAAAAAACACTCTACTCTAAGTTACCGTATCTTGACCGAAAAAGGTTTACCAAAAAATATCTGCGTAGGTGTATTGATGCACCACGAAACCGAAAAGGGAACAGGTTTTCCGACTGGTGCTAAATGGAATCAAATCCATGAATTTGCCAAAATTATCGCTATTGCCAATTTTTATGACCATATGACCTTTTCTGGAAATACCCGAACAGATATTAATCCCTTTAAGGTCATCAAATTACTAGAAAGGATTAAATATGATAAATTTGATATTCAATTTGTTTCTATTTTCCTGAAAAGAATTGCCAGATATTATCAAAATGAATGGGTTGAATTAACTACGGGTGAAATCGGCCAAATTGTCTTTATTAACCCCAATGACCTGGCCCATCCAATTGTTAAAATTGAAAATGTACTAGTAGATTTATCTCAGGAAGATGGAGTTGATATTCAAAGAGTTTTATAA
- a CDS encoding M20 family metallopeptidase, with the protein MPQNLEKLKNTVCHWIDKSYDKFTSLAKKIYEEPELGFEEVKAAQWLTEILEKYGYIIEMGIADLKTAFRATLPGSSNKPKIALICEYDALPEIGHGCGHNLIATASVWAGAALSQLDIELPGTILIFGTPGEETGGGKVILVDKHYFDDIDAAMMFHPSTENRILSSSLAIDALEVTFFGKTAHAAGAPHLGINALDAVIQTFNGINALRQHLKDDVRIHGIITDGGKAPNIVPDRAQARFYLRAKERSYLDEVVQKFKNICKGAAMMTGATFEIRKFENSNDNLISNKVIGNFFEKNLRTLGITDILPFHEGSGSTDMGNVSQIVPSIHPYLAIGSKKLRGHSREFADATISPEGLNTLKIAAKALAMTVLDLLYNPDQLKKAKMELDAKICSAK; encoded by the coding sequence ATGCCTCAGAATCTAGAAAAATTAAAAAATACCGTCTGCCACTGGATTGATAAATCATACGATAAATTCACCTCCCTTGCGAAAAAAATCTATGAAGAGCCCGAATTGGGCTTTGAGGAAGTAAAAGCAGCTCAATGGTTAACTGAGATCTTGGAGAAATATGGATATATTATAGAAATGGGAATTGCTGATCTAAAAACAGCATTTCGTGCCACTTTGCCCGGGAGTTCAAATAAGCCAAAAATAGCCCTTATCTGCGAATATGATGCTCTTCCTGAAATCGGACACGGATGTGGTCATAACCTTATAGCTACTGCTAGTGTTTGGGCAGGTGCTGCTCTATCCCAACTCGATATAGAACTACCAGGAACTATCTTAATTTTTGGTACTCCCGGTGAAGAAACTGGTGGCGGCAAAGTTATACTCGTAGATAAACATTACTTTGACGATATCGATGCAGCCATGATGTTTCATCCAAGTACCGAAAATCGAATTCTTTCCAGTTCCCTGGCTATTGACGCCCTGGAAGTTACCTTTTTTGGTAAGACAGCCCATGCTGCTGGAGCACCACATCTGGGAATCAACGCCCTGGACGCAGTTATTCAAACTTTCAATGGAATTAATGCTCTCAGGCAGCACTTAAAAGACGATGTCCGGATTCACGGTATTATCACCGATGGTGGAAAAGCCCCCAATATAGTTCCAGACCGGGCCCAGGCCAGATTTTACTTAAGGGCAAAAGAAAGAAGCTATCTTGATGAGGTTGTGCAAAAATTTAAAAATATTTGCAAAGGTGCAGCCATGATGACTGGAGCTACCTTTGAAATCCGTAAATTCGAAAACTCTAATGACAACCTGATCTCTAATAAAGTAATCGGTAACTTTTTTGAAAAGAATTTGCGTACTTTAGGAATTACAGATATCCTGCCATTTCACGAAGGCAGCGGTTCAACTGATATGGGCAATGTAAGTCAAATAGTCCCTTCTATTCATCCGTATCTAGCTATCGGCAGCAAAAAGCTTAGAGGTCATTCGCGGGAATTTGCTGATGCTACTATATCCCCAGAGGGGCTCAATACTTTAAAAATTGCAGCTAAAGCTCTGGCTATGACTGTCCTCGATCTTCTTTATAATCCTGATCAATTAAAGAAAGCCAAAATGGAATTAGACGCCAAAATTTGTAGTGCTAAATAG
- a CDS encoding NifU family protein has product MKERVQEVLNKIRPGLQADGGDVELIDVTEDGVVKVRLQGACGGCPMAQMTLKNGIEKTLKEEIPEVKRVENV; this is encoded by the coding sequence ATGAAAGAGAGAGTTCAGGAAGTTTTAAATAAAATTAGACCAGGTCTTCAGGCCGATGGCGGCGATGTAGAATTGATCGATGTTACAGAGGATGGTGTAGTTAAGGTAAGACTTCAGGGAGCATGTGGTGGCTGCCCCATGGCTCAGATGACATTAAAAAATGGAATTGAAAAAACTTTAAAGGAAGAAATTCCTGAGGTTAAACGGGTTGAAAACGTATAA
- a CDS encoding helix-turn-helix domain-containing protein produces the protein MKELKILGRNLYHFRKKNNLSYQAIANALGLSAAHVCRIEKGTAKPSFDVMINLSQLMNVPLYYLFLDFGNCVDFTNFITSVKDKMKTLNWSLETLSKKTGINIFKMLDIIHEKIQPTQEEITALANILGLPIPDMPTNQRLSLLERILEDLGLDRAQIRNIIDYVKLVMKKD, from the coding sequence ATGAAAGAGTTAAAAATATTAGGGCGAAACTTATATCATTTTAGAAAGAAAAACAATCTTTCATACCAGGCCATCGCCAATGCCCTTGGTTTATCTGCTGCTCATGTATGTCGTATCGAAAAAGGAACTGCTAAACCTTCCTTTGATGTAATGATAAATTTATCTCAACTGATGAATGTCCCTCTCTATTACCTTTTTCTAGATTTCGGTAATTGTGTAGATTTTACCAATTTCATCACATCAGTTAAAGATAAAATGAAAACTTTAAATTGGTCACTGGAAACTTTATCTAAAAAAACAGGAATAAATATTTTTAAAATGCTGGATATAATCCATGAAAAAATCCAACCCACCCAAGAAGAGATTACCGCTCTTGCTAATATTTTAGGACTACCTATTCCCGATATGCCTACAAATCAAAGATTAAGTTTACTGGAAAGAATTTTAGAAGATTTAGGCCTGGATAGGGCTCAAATTCGAAATATAATTGATTATGTGAAGTTAGTTATGAAAAAAGATTAA
- a CDS encoding glycosyltransferase: MKKVTIVVPTYWTWPTNVNGRKVESIFDHPTPLDMDGTLARTLESFKKLSYPNFDVVVISAATNKQIRAEVEKKVKEIIDRFKNDFDIIQFSYTQLDRLKERLWDLGYDKILDEINLENYNNIRNLQLIVSHLKESDVVVGIDDDEIITDKDYLKKAIEYVGTEYKGVKVAGVAGYYLDEKGNHRLNLDDHSYSDNLFDKKHYLMDLTFEMLDKCEDRLVRSPVVFGGNMVIPRSTFEEVSFDPYNTRGEDIDYLINARMEGMYFFLDKELNVVHLPPSYDTAHNGFNLSKLKQDILRFVYEKEKLEQVKKHDDLNNIDIEELMPYPGSFFDNKLYKDAEEKLMKMLVKKDARREAVEFVKMAKRRAVELVPKYFEFRLLWKDMMKNIKDDCKLKNYLQ; this comes from the coding sequence ATGAAAAAAGTAACTATTGTTGTTCCTACTTATTGGACCTGGCCTACAAATGTTAATGGTAGAAAAGTTGAATCTATTTTTGATCATCCTACTCCACTTGATATGGATGGAACATTAGCTAGAACCCTTGAAAGTTTTAAGAAATTAAGTTATCCCAATTTTGATGTGGTAGTAATAAGTGCTGCTACAAATAAGCAGATTAGGGCTGAGGTAGAAAAAAAAGTTAAGGAGATTATTGATAGGTTTAAAAATGATTTTGATATCATTCAATTCTCCTATACTCAATTGGACAGGTTAAAAGAGAGATTATGGGATTTAGGATATGACAAAATTTTAGATGAGATTAATTTAGAAAACTATAATAATATAAGAAATTTGCAATTGATAGTTTCACATTTAAAAGAGAGTGATGTAGTCGTTGGCATTGATGATGATGAAATTATTACTGATAAGGATTATCTTAAAAAAGCTATAGAATATGTTGGAACTGAATATAAGGGAGTGAAAGTAGCCGGTGTTGCTGGCTATTATTTAGATGAAAAAGGTAACCACCGCTTAAACCTTGATGACCATAGTTACAGCGATAATTTATTTGATAAAAAGCATTATTTAATGGACTTAACATTTGAGATGTTAGATAAGTGTGAAGATCGTCTGGTGAGAAGTCCAGTTGTGTTTGGAGGAAATATGGTTATTCCCCGGTCAACTTTCGAAGAAGTATCTTTTGATCCTTATAATACACGGGGAGAAGATATTGATTATTTGATAAATGCCAGGATGGAGGGGATGTATTTCTTTTTAGATAAAGAACTGAATGTAGTTCATTTACCGCCTTCATATGATACTGCTCATAATGGATTTAATTTGTCTAAATTAAAACAAGATATTTTGCGTTTTGTTTATGAAAAAGAAAAATTAGAGCAAGTGAAAAAACATGATGACTTAAATAATATAGATATTGAGGAATTAATGCCTTATCCAGGTAGTTTTTTTGACAATAAACTTTACAAGGATGCAGAGGAAAAATTAATGAAAATGTTAGTTAAAAAAGATGCCAGAAGAGAAGCTGTGGAATTTGTTAAAATGGCAAAAAGAAGAGCTGTTGAACTGGTTCCTAAATATTTTGAATTTCGTTTGTTATGGAAAGATATGATGAAAAATATTAAAGATGATTGTAAGCTAAAAAATTATCTGCAGTGA
- a CDS encoding carbohydrate ABC transporter permease gives MVKRNVIGRKIGFAVLLFMVLAFVLIPFIMMITSSFKPPAEQTLFPPKVLPKKPTLEHYKGVLNPNVFPFLNYFKNSLIIALISAGIGVLIAIFGSYSFARLEYKGRGIIQRGVLLVYMFGGVLLVVPLFQIITKLGLFNTRAALIITYVVQTLPVSLYMLGNYFRTIPEAIEEAALIDGCNRLEVIYKIVLPLSAPAIVSVFIYAFMISWNEYLFASVFINSEALRTLPIGLSQLFYTQHYIWGRMMAASLLTAIPVIVLFLSIERFITGGLTFGGVKG, from the coding sequence ATGGTAAAAAGGAATGTGATAGGTAGAAAGATTGGTTTTGCTGTTTTATTATTTATGGTATTGGCTTTTGTTTTGATTCCTTTTATTATGATGATTACATCTTCTTTTAAACCTCCAGCTGAACAGACTCTTTTCCCGCCGAAAGTATTACCAAAAAAACCAACTTTAGAACATTATAAAGGTGTTTTGAACCCGAATGTCTTTCCCTTTTTAAATTATTTTAAAAATAGTTTAATTATAGCTTTAATATCTGCAGGGATTGGAGTTTTAATTGCTATTTTCGGTTCGTATAGTTTTGCCCGGCTGGAGTATAAAGGACGAGGAATTATTCAAAGAGGGGTTCTTTTGGTCTATATGTTTGGCGGAGTATTATTAGTTGTACCATTATTTCAGATAATAACTAAATTGGGTTTGTTTAATACCAGAGCAGCTTTAATCATAACATATGTTGTTCAGACTTTACCTGTATCTCTATATATGCTGGGAAATTATTTCCGGACCATACCGGAAGCCATTGAGGAGGCAGCATTAATTGATGGATGTAATCGTTTAGAGGTGATTTATAAAATAGTATTGCCTTTGTCTGCCCCAGCTATTGTATCAGTTTTCATCTATGCTTTTATGATTTCCTGGAACGAGTATCTTTTTGCTTCTGTTTTTATCAATTCCGAGGCACTAAGAACATTACCTATTGGATTAAGTCAGTTGTTCTATACCCAACATTATATCTGGGGCCGGATGATGGCAGCTTCCTTATTAACAGCTATTCCAGTAATTGTTCTGTTTTTATCCATTGAGCGGTTTATTACCGGAGGACTGACATTTGGTGGAGTTAAAGGATGA
- a CDS encoding carbohydrate ABC transporter permease translates to MKRKEAILGYWLILPTVLLIVGLIFYPICYNLWLSLHKVNMNPFKPNTFIGLGHYKKVLTDLDFWMSFKTSIIFTVATVLGTTLLGLGVALLLNREFKGRAIVRGIILLPYVAPVISLVFGWKYLFHPVFGMANYVLVDLLHLLPKHLNWVESPQFAIYAVILFNIWRNFPFAFLMILAELQTIPVTLYEAAEVDGATAWDKFRHITLPELRYVLGALVILRTIWNFYKFDEIYLLSPSVETVPVYVYEKAFSNFNFGEGAAITTILFIFVLSFILYYVRKVLKW, encoded by the coding sequence ATGAAGAGAAAAGAAGCAATTTTAGGTTATTGGTTAATATTACCAACGGTTCTTTTAATAGTAGGACTTATATTCTATCCTATTTGTTATAATCTCTGGTTAAGCTTACATAAGGTAAATATGAATCCCTTTAAACCGAATACTTTTATAGGGTTAGGTCATTATAAAAAAGTATTAACTGATTTAGATTTCTGGATGTCTTTTAAAACCTCAATAATTTTTACAGTGGCTACTGTTTTAGGTACTACTCTTTTGGGATTAGGAGTTGCTTTACTTTTAAATCGTGAGTTTAAAGGAAGGGCTATTGTTAGGGGGATTATTCTTCTTCCTTATGTGGCTCCGGTTATTTCTCTGGTTTTTGGCTGGAAGTATTTGTTTCACCCTGTCTTTGGAATGGCCAATTATGTACTGGTAGATTTATTACATTTATTACCTAAGCATTTAAACTGGGTTGAATCGCCTCAATTTGCTATTTATGCAGTTATTTTGTTTAATATATGGCGTAACTTCCCTTTTGCATTTTTGATGATTCTTGCTGAATTACAAACAATACCGGTTACCCTTTATGAAGCTGCTGAGGTTGACGGAGCTACTGCCTGGGATAAATTCCGCCATATTACTTTGCCTGAATTAAGATACGTTCTGGGAGCTTTAGTGATTTTAAGAACAATCTGGAATTTTTATAAATTTGATGAGATTTATCTTTTATCCCCATCTGTAGAGACGGTTCCTGTTTATGTTTATGAAAAAGCATTTTCTAATTTTAATTTTGGTGAAGGGGCAGCCATTACTACAATTCTATTTATTTTTGTTCTTAGTTTCATTCTATATTACGTAAGGAAGGTGTTAAAATGGTAA